The Oscillospiraceae bacterium genome has a segment encoding these proteins:
- a CDS encoding histidine triad nucleotide-binding protein produces the protein MQMCVFCEIVSGNIPSTKVYEDDQILAFKDLNPVAPVHFLVVPKAHIENVNAITADNSAVVAHIFETIPQIAASQGITSYRVISNCGADAGQSVMHLHFHVIGGTELGEKIL, from the coding sequence ATGCAAATGTGTGTGTTTTGTGAGATCGTCAGCGGCAATATTCCCTCCACCAAGGTGTATGAGGATGATCAAATTCTGGCCTTTAAGGATCTGAACCCGGTGGCACCGGTGCACTTTCTTGTGGTGCCTAAAGCACATATTGAGAATGTAAACGCCATCACGGCAGACAACAGTGCCGTGGTTGCCCATATTTTTGAAACGATCCCGCAGATCGCAGCGTCCCAGGGGATTACCTCTTACCGGGTGATCTCCAACTGTGGGGCGGATGCAGGGCAAAGCGTGATGCACCTGCATTTCCATGTGATCGGCGGTACGGAACTGGGGGAGAAGATTTTATGA
- the alaS gene encoding alanine--tRNA ligase has translation MEWTSLNDLREKYLSFFESKGHLRLPSFSLVPQGDNSLLLINSGMAPMKKYFTGEVTPPRTRVTTCQKCIRTPDIEQVGKTDRHGTFFEMLGNFSFGDYFKKEATAWAWEFCTKVLEMPEDKLYVTIYQDDDEAFEIWTKQNGVDPSHIVRLGKEDNFWEHGSGPCGPCSEIYFDRGEKYGCGSPDCGPGCECDRYVEFWNNVFSQFNNDGNGNYTELKQKNIDTGMGLERLACILQGVDNIFEVDTVQNIMKKISEISGAKYHEDAQKDVSLRVITDHVRSATFMIGDGVIPSNNGRGYVLRRLIRRACRHGRLLGVNEPFLYKVCDTVIHENHVAYPELADKAELIKKIILSEEESFGKTIDAGLAMLDEYISKLDGNVFSGEDAFKLNDTFGFPLDLTKDILEEKGITVDEDKFNALLAAQKATARAARKDAGADAWKGNSVKINASATDFVGYTDFACDAKVLAIVNADGELVDMLGAGDSGTLVLDKTPFYAQSGGQVGDSGVIKNGADNAFIVADTVKNADKIFLHRGEVTRGIVSVGDTVQAEINAERRRSIMRNHTAAHLLQAALRQVLGTHVEQAGQLVDEREVRFDFTHFNAMTRDELLKVEHLVNAFIMGAHPVESMEMPIDEAKKLGAMMLFGEKYGNIVRVVKAGDFSTEFCGGTHVNNSGQIGLFHIVSEASVASGVRRITALTGNNVLVHIYQADGMLSGAAAMLRSAVHDLPEKLAALADSDKAKDKEIKSLKEELAHLKSADLFAAPVDLDGLAFYTATLTDVAPDALRSMGDELKNKGDNVVAVVAGVNGEKANIVAVCGKEAIARGVKAGDVVREIAKLAGGGGGGRPDSAMAGCKNVDKLPDAMAQAAALVRDMIQ, from the coding sequence ACAGCCTGCTGCTGATCAACTCCGGTATGGCTCCCATGAAAAAGTACTTTACCGGCGAGGTCACACCCCCCAGAACCCGGGTGACAACTTGCCAAAAGTGCATTCGCACCCCGGATATTGAGCAGGTGGGTAAAACGGACCGTCACGGCACCTTCTTTGAAATGCTGGGCAACTTCTCCTTTGGCGATTATTTTAAGAAAGAGGCCACCGCTTGGGCCTGGGAGTTCTGCACCAAGGTGCTGGAAATGCCGGAGGACAAGCTGTATGTGACCATTTATCAGGACGACGACGAGGCTTTCGAGATTTGGACAAAGCAAAACGGCGTTGATCCCAGCCACATTGTGCGTCTGGGCAAGGAAGACAACTTTTGGGAGCACGGCTCCGGCCCCTGCGGCCCCTGCTCGGAGATTTATTTTGACCGTGGCGAAAAGTATGGCTGCGGCTCTCCGGATTGCGGCCCCGGCTGCGAGTGCGACCGGTATGTTGAGTTTTGGAACAATGTGTTTAGCCAGTTCAATAACGACGGCAACGGCAATTACACGGAGCTGAAGCAGAAGAATATTGATACCGGTATGGGTTTGGAGCGTCTGGCCTGTATTCTCCAGGGTGTGGACAATATTTTTGAAGTGGACACCGTGCAGAACATTATGAAGAAGATCAGCGAGATCTCCGGTGCCAAATACCATGAGGACGCGCAAAAGGATGTGTCCCTGCGCGTCATTACCGACCATGTGCGTTCCGCCACCTTTATGATCGGCGACGGCGTAATTCCGTCCAACAACGGCCGGGGCTATGTGCTGCGCCGCCTGATCCGTCGGGCTTGCCGCCACGGCAGATTGCTGGGCGTGAACGAACCGTTCCTGTATAAAGTGTGCGACACGGTGATCCATGAGAACCATGTGGCGTACCCGGAGCTGGCCGATAAGGCAGAGCTGATCAAAAAGATCATTCTGTCTGAGGAGGAGTCCTTTGGCAAGACCATTGACGCCGGTTTGGCTATGCTGGACGAATATATCAGCAAGTTGGATGGCAATGTGTTCTCCGGCGAGGACGCCTTTAAGCTGAACGACACCTTCGGCTTCCCCCTGGACCTGACCAAGGATATTTTGGAGGAAAAGGGCATTACCGTGGATGAAGATAAGTTCAACGCCTTGCTGGCTGCCCAAAAAGCAACCGCCCGTGCCGCCCGTAAGGACGCCGGTGCAGACGCTTGGAAGGGCAATAGCGTAAAAATCAATGCATCGGCCACGGACTTTGTGGGTTATACAGACTTTGCCTGCGATGCTAAGGTGCTGGCTATTGTGAATGCAGACGGCGAGTTGGTAGACATGCTGGGTGCCGGGGATAGCGGCACGCTGGTGCTGGATAAGACCCCGTTTTATGCCCAGTCCGGCGGCCAGGTAGGCGACAGCGGCGTGATCAAGAACGGCGCGGACAATGCCTTTATCGTGGCGGATACTGTGAAGAATGCGGACAAGATCTTTCTGCACCGCGGCGAAGTGACCCGCGGCATTGTCAGCGTGGGTGATACGGTACAGGCGGAGATCAATGCCGAGCGCCGCCGCAGCATTATGCGCAACCACACGGCTGCGCACCTATTGCAGGCTGCCCTGCGCCAGGTGTTGGGCACTCATGTGGAGCAGGCCGGTCAGCTGGTAGATGAGCGAGAAGTGCGCTTTGACTTTACCCACTTTAACGCCATGACCCGGGATGAGCTGCTGAAAGTGGAGCACCTGGTTAACGCCTTTATTATGGGCGCCCACCCGGTAGAGAGCATGGAGATGCCCATTGATGAGGCCAAGAAGCTGGGGGCTATGATGCTCTTTGGCGAGAAGTACGGCAACATTGTGCGGGTGGTCAAGGCCGGCGATTTCTCCACCGAGTTCTGCGGCGGTACCCATGTAAACAACAGCGGCCAGATCGGCCTGTTCCATATTGTCAGCGAGGCCTCTGTGGCCTCCGGCGTGCGCCGCATTACGGCACTCACCGGCAACAATGTACTGGTTCATATTTATCAGGCGGACGGTATGCTGTCCGGCGCTGCGGCAATGCTGAGGAGCGCCGTTCATGACCTGCCGGAAAAGCTGGCCGCCTTGGCAGACAGCGATAAGGCCAAAGACAAGGAGATCAAGAGCCTGAAAGAGGAATTGGCGCACTTAAAGAGTGCAGACCTGTTCGCCGCTCCAGTTGACCTGGACGGTCTGGCATTCTATACCGCCACTTTGACGGATGTGGCTCCGGACGCGCTGCGTTCTATGGGCGATGAATTAAAGAACAAAGGCGACAATGTGGTGGCTGTGGTGGCCGGTGTTAACGGCGAAAAAGCCAATATCGTTGCCGTTTGCGGCAAGGAAGCCATTGCCCGCGGCGTAAAGGCCGGCGATGTGGTGCGTGAGATTGCCAAACTGGCCGGCGGTGGCGGCGGCGGTCGCCCGGACAGCGCCATGGCCGGTTGTAAGAATGTAGACAAATTGCCGGATGCAATGGCTCAGGCTGCTGCGCTGGTACGGGATATGATCCAGTAA
- a CDS encoding phosphoribosyltransferase family protein, which yields MSDAYYTLHIAGLERQLKRFPVSDSMDIAAFIFFGDVELTKACAEELLKKVPEFDYIVTPEAKSIPLAYEMSRQSGKKYIVARKGVKVYMDRPEKVTVHSITTQKEQTLYLGHEDGDLLDGKRVLLLDDVISTGDSLKALRQLVALFGANIVASAAPLAEGDAADRKDIIFLEKLPLFFK from the coding sequence ATGAGTGACGCATATTACACCTTACATATTGCCGGGCTGGAGCGGCAGCTAAAGCGCTTCCCCGTGTCTGACAGTATGGACATTGCGGCCTTTATCTTTTTTGGTGATGTGGAGCTAACCAAGGCTTGCGCTGAAGAACTGCTGAAAAAGGTACCGGAATTTGACTATATTGTGACTCCGGAGGCCAAGAGTATTCCGCTGGCTTACGAAATGAGCCGCCAAAGCGGCAAAAAATACATTGTGGCTCGCAAGGGCGTTAAGGTGTATATGGACCGACCAGAGAAGGTAACCGTCCATTCCATCACCACCCAAAAGGAGCAGACCCTGTACCTGGGTCATGAGGACGGTGATCTGCTGGACGGCAAGCGCGTGTTACTGTTGGATGATGTGATCTCCACCGGAGACAGCTTAAAGGCGCTGCGGCAACTGGTGGCTCTGTTCGGTGCAAATATCGTGGCCAGCGCCGCGCCCTTGGCTGAGGGTGACGCTGCCGATCGGAAAGACATTATTTTCCTGGAAAAATTACCTTTGTTCTTCAAATAA
- a CDS encoding L-lactate dehydrogenase has translation MLSDKKKVAIVGVGMVGMSFAYALLNQNICDELVLIDINKERAWGEAADLSHGLPFAPSSMKIKAGEYSDCSDADLVVICAGAPQLPGESRRDLLQKNYKVFSSIVQPIIASGFNGVFLVASNPVDIMTQVVYTLSGFPANRVVGSGTSLDSARLRHMMSDYFHVNPRNVHAYVIGEHGDSEFVPWSQALISVKPLDDFKATHPALDEDMKQIAVDVKESAYAIIKAKKATYYGIGMVLARLTRAILFDENSIFTVSAYLKGEYGQRGIYIGVPAVVNRNGVREVLQMDLNEEEKAKFAASADVIHEMIEEIGMDRE, from the coding sequence ATGTTGTCAGATAAGAAGAAAGTGGCCATTGTAGGCGTTGGTATGGTAGGTATGAGTTTTGCTTATGCGCTGCTGAACCAGAATATTTGCGATGAGTTGGTACTGATCGACATCAACAAGGAGCGCGCTTGGGGCGAGGCGGCGGATCTGTCTCACGGTCTGCCCTTTGCGCCCAGTTCCATGAAAATCAAAGCAGGGGAGTACAGCGACTGCAGCGACGCAGATCTGGTTGTGATCTGTGCCGGTGCGCCCCAGCTGCCCGGTGAGAGTCGCCGGGATCTGCTGCAAAAGAACTACAAGGTTTTCAGCTCCATTGTGCAGCCCATTATTGCCAGCGGCTTTAACGGCGTTTTCCTGGTGGCCTCTAACCCGGTGGATATTATGACCCAGGTGGTCTATACCTTGTCCGGCTTTCCGGCCAATCGAGTGGTGGGCTCCGGCACTTCGTTGGACAGCGCTCGCTTGCGCCATATGATGAGCGATTATTTCCATGTGAACCCCCGCAATGTGCACGCTTATGTGATCGGCGAGCATGGGGACTCGGAGTTCGTGCCCTGGAGCCAGGCGCTGATCAGCGTAAAACCTTTGGACGACTTTAAGGCCACGCATCCTGCACTGGATGAGGATATGAAGCAGATCGCCGTGGATGTAAAGGAGTCCGCTTATGCCATCATCAAGGCCAAGAAGGCCACTTATTACGGTATCGGTATGGTGCTGGCACGATTGACCCGTGCCATCCTTTTTGATGAGAATTCTATCTTTACCGTGTCTGCGTACCTGAAAGGGGAGTACGGTCAGCGGGGCATTTATATCGGCGTGCCTGCGGTGGTGAATCGCAACGGTGTGCGTGAGGTGCTCCAAATGGACTTGAATGAGGAAGAAAAAGCCAAGTTTGCCGCCTCTGCCGATGTGATCCACGAGATGATCGAGGAGATCGGTATGGACAGAGAGTAA
- a CDS encoding redox-sensing transcriptional repressor Rex — MEKRENISMSIIKRLPRYYRFLQSLKDNGIVRISSKELADRMGLTASQIRHDFNSFGGFGQQGYGYNVPELQKRIGEILCVDKELKTILIGAGNLGKAVSNKIFIRQSGFKLIGIFDKNEAICGNMIKGIPVRHINYLENFCIDNQPVCAVICIPGSDMQEITDMLVRLGVRAFWNFSNYDIAMAHPEVLVENVHLNDSLMTLGYLTNTSMAEDEAR; from the coding sequence ATGGAAAAAAGAGAAAATATATCCATGTCCATCATCAAGCGTCTGCCCCGATACTACCGATTTTTGCAGAGTTTGAAGGACAATGGCATTGTACGCATCAGCTCCAAGGAGCTGGCGGACCGTATGGGTCTGACTGCCTCCCAAATTCGCCACGACTTTAACAGCTTTGGGGGATTTGGCCAGCAGGGTTACGGCTACAATGTGCCGGAACTGCAAAAACGCATTGGCGAAATTCTGTGTGTGGATAAAGAATTAAAAACCATTTTGATCGGTGCCGGCAACCTGGGTAAGGCGGTATCCAACAAGATCTTTATCCGGCAGAGCGGCTTTAAGCTCATTGGCATTTTTGACAAGAACGAAGCCATCTGCGGCAACATGATCAAGGGCATTCCTGTGCGCCACATCAATTATTTGGAGAACTTCTGTATTGATAACCAGCCGGTGTGCGCCGTAATCTGTATTCCCGGCAGCGATATGCAGGAGATCACGGATATGCTGGTGCGCCTGGGCGTGCGGGCCTTTTGGAACTTTAGCAATTACGACATTGCCATGGCTCACCCGGAGGTGCTGGTGGAGAATGTGCACCTGAATGACAGTCTGATGACCCTGGGCTACCTGACCAACACCTCTATGGCAGAGGACGAAGCGAGGTAA